In Prunus dulcis chromosome 1, ALMONDv2, whole genome shotgun sequence, the following are encoded in one genomic region:
- the LOC117615486 gene encoding ADP-ribosylation factor 2, whose protein sequence is MGLTFTKLFSRLFAKKEMRILMVGLDAAGKTTILYKLKLGEIVTTIPTIGFNVETVEYKNISFTVWDVGGQDKIRPLWRHYFQNTQGLIFVVDSNDRDRVVEARDELHRMLNEDELRDAVLLVFANKQDLPNAMNAAEITDKLGLHSLRQRHWYIQSTCATSGEGLYEGLDWLSNNIANKA, encoded by the exons ATGGGGCTTACATTCACGAAGCTTTTCAGCCGGCTTTTTGCCAAGAAAGAGATGCGAATTCTGATGGTTGGTCTTGATGCTGCTGGTAAGACCACCATCCTCTACAAGCTCAAGCTCGGTGAGATCGTCACAACAATTCCCACCATTG GGTTTAATGTGGAGACCGTGGAGTACAAGAACATCAGCTTCACAGTCTGGGATGTCGGGGGTCAGGACAAG ATCCGACCTTTGTGGAGGCATTACTTCCAGAACACACAGGGTCTTATCTTTGTTGTGGACAGCAATGACAGAGACCGTGTTGTTGAGGCAAGGGATGAATTGCATAGGATGTTGAATGAG GATGAGCTGCGAGATGCTGTGTTGCTTGTATTTGCCAACAAACAAGATCTTCCCAATGCAATGAATGCTGCTGAAATTACTGATAAGCTTGGCCTCCACTCTCTCAGACAGCGTCACTG GTACATCCAGAGCACTTGTGCAACCTCTGGAGAGGGTCTATATGAGGGGCTGGATTGGCTCTCCAACAACATTGCTAACAAG GCATGA
- the LOC117615142 gene encoding galactinol synthase 1: MAPPEVPVDVFQATSKVSTLSSAAYSKRAFVTFLAGNGDYVKGVVGLAKGLRKVKSAYPLVVAILPDVPEEHREILRSQGCIVREIEPIYPPENQIKFAMAYYVINYSKLRIWNFEEYSKMIYLDADIQVYENIDHLFDTPDGYFYAVMDCFCEKTWSHSPQYKIGYCQQCPDKVSWPAELGSPPPLYFNAGMFVFEPSRLTYDSLLQTLQIVPPTPFAEQDFLNMFFQKTYKPIPLVYNLVLAMLWRHPENVELDKVNVVHYCAAGSKPWRYTGKEANMDREDIKMLVAKWWEVYNDETLDFKAENPADAEEEAFARSSIMASMPEPAISYIPAPSAA, from the exons ATGGCCCCCCCAGAAGTTCCAGTAGATGTCTTCCAGGCCACAAGCAAAGTCTCAACGCTAAGTTCTGCAGCCTATTCTAAGAGGGCCTTTGTGACGTTTTTAGCCGGCAATGGCGATTATGTCAAAGGGGTTGTGGGATTGGCTAAGGGTCTGCGCAAAGTGAAGAGTGCGTACCCTCTTGTGGTTGCCATATTGCCTGACGTCCCTGAGGAGCATCGTGAGATCTTAAGGTCTCAGGGTTGTATTGTCCGTGAGATCGAACCAATTTATCCTCCGGAGAACCAAATCAAGTTTGCAATGGCCTACTATGTCATCAACTACTCCAAGCTCCGTATTTGGAAT TTTGAGGAGTACAGCAAAATGATATATTTGGATGCGGATATCCAAGTGTATGAGAACATAGATCATCTGTTTGACACGCCTGATGGCTACTTCTATGCTGTGATGGACTGCTTCTGTGAGAAAACATGGAGCCACTCACCACAATACAAAATTGGGTATTGCCAGCAGTGCCCTGATAAGGTTTCATGGCCTGCTGAGTTGGGCTCCCCTCCTCCTCTGTACTTCAACGCCGGGATGTTCGTGTTTGAGCCTAGCCGGTTGACCTATGACAGCCTTCTCCAGACTCTCCAAATCGTCCCACCCACCCCTTTTGCAGAGCAA GACTTCTTGAACATGTTCTTCCAAAAGACATACAAACCAATCCCACTTGTATACAATCTAGTTCTAGCCATGCTTTGGCGCCACCCCGAGAACGTGGAGCttgataaagtaaacgtgGTTCACTACTGTGCTGCT GGATCAAAACCGTGGAGGTATACTGGGAAGGAAGCTAACATGGACAGAGAGGACATCAAGATGTTAGTGGCAAAATGGTGGGAAGTTTATAATGATGAGACCCTGGACTTCAAGGCTGAAAACCCAGCTGATGCAGAGGAAGAAGCTTTCGCGAGGTCATCGATCATGGCTTCCATGCCTGAGCCTGCCATCTCTTACATTCCTGCTCCCTCTGCtgcttga
- the LOC117615141 gene encoding type 2 DNA topoisomerase 6 subunit B-like isoform X3: MIIDSVRDLCLQLISSAFQRCHASENLCRLSVILKRSPQSDPHSVLISVSDTGVGSCLEEFGGVKLRKEAFGAQIWGIADDEIYHYQFNLKENVSARKLTRLPSNPKNGLKFSGTEVCLSIIESIDVLVAEFSLFFQKILILKIPNVAIELVVEHGDDPRSRYVNVFLANEWNPLSIPASNLERLKSGLEDYVFKHGNTLSTKCELCFSSWEHLKVGSGVACCTESSKYSGSVMEAVIVISEISEVASTCPRTHGSKTEVLYFKDFSPCPIPQSSLKALTSIDWKSYGLSFGSVVVQGGFALVEWENLPPYVQIDIVLHHYHEQITIPSGRLKTRRDQNLIKNAIRLALDDLKDNYAGFLLSAQALKIRSYAPDLAKTISSLILSSNDSEFRKECFSFLGLPSQGVGGEVLDDCIRERLITVVEMNDRDPQRSKEIPTFLFEDDHMQDSGSQDEEFEVEDAFSSMDLC, from the exons ATGATTATTGATTCAGTTCGAGACCTCTGCCTGCAA TTGATTTCTTCTGCATTTCAACGATGCCATGCGTCGGAGAACCTTTGCAGGCTCTCCGTCATTCTCAAGCGCTCTCCACAGTCCGATCCCCACTCTGTTCTAATTTCAG TTTCCGATACGGGTGTGGGAAGCTGCTTGGAGGAGTTTGGAGGTGTAAAGCTTCGTAAGGAGGCTTTTGGCGCGCAGATTTGGG GTATTGCTGATGATGAAATATATCACTACCAGTTCAATCTAAAAGAAAATGTGTCTGCCAGGAAGTTGACCAGGCTACCTTCAAATCCTAAGAATGGACTCAAATTCAG TGGGACAGAAGTATGTCTATCAATTATCGAAAGCATTGATGTTTTGGTGGCAGAGTTTAGTCTCTTCTTTCAAAAGATTCTCATTCTAAAGATCCCT AATGTTGCAATTGAATTGGTGGTTGAACATGGGGATGATCCTAGATCCAGATACGTAAATGTTTTTCTAGCAAATGAATGGAATCCTTTGTCTATTCCAGCCTCAAATCTTGAACGTTTAAAGTCGGGGCTTGAAGATTATGTTTTTAAGCATGGGAATACATTAAGCACAAAATGTGAGTTGTGCTTCTCAAGTTG GGAGCATCTCAAGGTTGGTAGTGGAGTAGCATGTTGCACAGAAAGCAGTAAGTATTCTGGATCAGTAATGGAAGCAGTGATTGTAATAAGTGAAATATCAGAGGTAGCCAGTACTTGCCCAAGGACACATGGCTCAAAAACAGAG gttttgtattttaaagatTTCTCACCTTGCCCAATCCCTCAATCCTCTTTGAAGGCATTAACTAGCATTGACTGGAAAAGTTATGGCTTGAGCTTTGGGAGTGTTGTGGTTCAGGGTGGCTTTGCATTAGTGGAATGGGAGAACTTGCCCCCGTATGTTCAAATTGATATTGTCCTGCACCACTACCATGAACA GATTACAATACCATCAGGAAGGCTAAAGACACGACGTGATCAGAATCTTATTAAAAATGCAATTAGACTGGCATTGGATGATTTGAAGGACAATTATGCTGGATTTCTTCTAAGTGCCCAAGCCCTGAAG ATTCGCAGTTATGCCCCTGATCTTGCGAAAACAATTTCTAGCTTAATCTTGTCTTCCAACGACTCGGAATTCCgaaaagaatgcttttcttttcttggctTGCCATCTCAAGGAGTTGGAGGTGAAGTTCTTGATGATTGTATAAGGGAAAGGCTAATTACAGTTGTAGAAATGAATGATAGAGATCCCCAGAGAAGCAAAGAAATcccaacttttctttttgaagatGATCACATGCAAGACTCGGGATCTCAAGATGAGGAATTTGAAGTAGAGGATGCTTTTAGCTCCATGGACTTATGTTAA
- the LOC117615141 gene encoding type 2 DNA topoisomerase 6 subunit B-like isoform X2 codes for MIIDSVRDLCLQLISSAFQRCHASENLCRLSVILKRSPQSDPHSVLISVSDTGVGSCLEEFGGVKLRKEAFGAQIWDGLLFVTATSIADDEIYHYQFNLKENVSARKLTRLPSNPKNGLKFSGTEVCLSIIESIDVLVAEFSLFFQKILILKIPNVAIELVVEHGDDPRSRYVNVFLANEWNPLSIPASNLERLKSGLEDYVFKHGNTLSTKCELCFSSWEHLKVGSGVACCTESSKYSGSVMEAVIVISEISEVASTCPRTHGSKTEVLYFKDFSPCPIPQSSLKALTSIDWKSYGLSFGSVVVQGGFALVEWENLPPYVQIDIVLHHYHEQIPSGRLKTRRDQNLIKNAIRLALDDLKDNYAGFLLSAQALKIRSYAPDLAKTISSLILSSNDSEFRKECFSFLGLPSQGVGGEVLDDCIRERLITVVEMNDRDPQRSKEIPTFLFEDDHMQDSGSQDEEFEVEDAFSSMDLC; via the exons ATGATTATTGATTCAGTTCGAGACCTCTGCCTGCAA TTGATTTCTTCTGCATTTCAACGATGCCATGCGTCGGAGAACCTTTGCAGGCTCTCCGTCATTCTCAAGCGCTCTCCACAGTCCGATCCCCACTCTGTTCTAATTTCAG TTTCCGATACGGGTGTGGGAAGCTGCTTGGAGGAGTTTGGAGGTGTAAAGCTTCGTAAGGAGGCTTTTGGCGCGCAGATTTGGG ATGGATTGCTTTTTGTCACAGCCACCA GTATTGCTGATGATGAAATATATCACTACCAGTTCAATCTAAAAGAAAATGTGTCTGCCAGGAAGTTGACCAGGCTACCTTCAAATCCTAAGAATGGACTCAAATTCAG TGGGACAGAAGTATGTCTATCAATTATCGAAAGCATTGATGTTTTGGTGGCAGAGTTTAGTCTCTTCTTTCAAAAGATTCTCATTCTAAAGATCCCT AATGTTGCAATTGAATTGGTGGTTGAACATGGGGATGATCCTAGATCCAGATACGTAAATGTTTTTCTAGCAAATGAATGGAATCCTTTGTCTATTCCAGCCTCAAATCTTGAACGTTTAAAGTCGGGGCTTGAAGATTATGTTTTTAAGCATGGGAATACATTAAGCACAAAATGTGAGTTGTGCTTCTCAAGTTG GGAGCATCTCAAGGTTGGTAGTGGAGTAGCATGTTGCACAGAAAGCAGTAAGTATTCTGGATCAGTAATGGAAGCAGTGATTGTAATAAGTGAAATATCAGAGGTAGCCAGTACTTGCCCAAGGACACATGGCTCAAAAACAGAG gttttgtattttaaagatTTCTCACCTTGCCCAATCCCTCAATCCTCTTTGAAGGCATTAACTAGCATTGACTGGAAAAGTTATGGCTTGAGCTTTGGGAGTGTTGTGGTTCAGGGTGGCTTTGCATTAGTGGAATGGGAGAACTTGCCCCCGTATGTTCAAATTGATATTGTCCTGCACCACTACCATGAACA AATACCATCAGGAAGGCTAAAGACACGACGTGATCAGAATCTTATTAAAAATGCAATTAGACTGGCATTGGATGATTTGAAGGACAATTATGCTGGATTTCTTCTAAGTGCCCAAGCCCTGAAG ATTCGCAGTTATGCCCCTGATCTTGCGAAAACAATTTCTAGCTTAATCTTGTCTTCCAACGACTCGGAATTCCgaaaagaatgcttttcttttcttggctTGCCATCTCAAGGAGTTGGAGGTGAAGTTCTTGATGATTGTATAAGGGAAAGGCTAATTACAGTTGTAGAAATGAATGATAGAGATCCCCAGAGAAGCAAAGAAATcccaacttttctttttgaagatGATCACATGCAAGACTCGGGATCTCAAGATGAGGAATTTGAAGTAGAGGATGCTTTTAGCTCCATGGACTTATGTTAA
- the LOC117615141 gene encoding type 2 DNA topoisomerase 6 subunit B-like isoform X1: MIIDSVRDLCLQLISSAFQRCHASENLCRLSVILKRSPQSDPHSVLISVSDTGVGSCLEEFGGVKLRKEAFGAQIWDGLLFVTATSIADDEIYHYQFNLKENVSARKLTRLPSNPKNGLKFSGTEVCLSIIESIDVLVAEFSLFFQKILILKIPNVAIELVVEHGDDPRSRYVNVFLANEWNPLSIPASNLERLKSGLEDYVFKHGNTLSTKCELCFSSWEHLKVGSGVACCTESSKYSGSVMEAVIVISEISEVASTCPRTHGSKTEVLYFKDFSPCPIPQSSLKALTSIDWKSYGLSFGSVVVQGGFALVEWENLPPYVQIDIVLHHYHEQITIPSGRLKTRRDQNLIKNAIRLALDDLKDNYAGFLLSAQALKIRSYAPDLAKTISSLILSSNDSEFRKECFSFLGLPSQGVGGEVLDDCIRERLITVVEMNDRDPQRSKEIPTFLFEDDHMQDSGSQDEEFEVEDAFSSMDLC; encoded by the exons ATGATTATTGATTCAGTTCGAGACCTCTGCCTGCAA TTGATTTCTTCTGCATTTCAACGATGCCATGCGTCGGAGAACCTTTGCAGGCTCTCCGTCATTCTCAAGCGCTCTCCACAGTCCGATCCCCACTCTGTTCTAATTTCAG TTTCCGATACGGGTGTGGGAAGCTGCTTGGAGGAGTTTGGAGGTGTAAAGCTTCGTAAGGAGGCTTTTGGCGCGCAGATTTGGG ATGGATTGCTTTTTGTCACAGCCACCA GTATTGCTGATGATGAAATATATCACTACCAGTTCAATCTAAAAGAAAATGTGTCTGCCAGGAAGTTGACCAGGCTACCTTCAAATCCTAAGAATGGACTCAAATTCAG TGGGACAGAAGTATGTCTATCAATTATCGAAAGCATTGATGTTTTGGTGGCAGAGTTTAGTCTCTTCTTTCAAAAGATTCTCATTCTAAAGATCCCT AATGTTGCAATTGAATTGGTGGTTGAACATGGGGATGATCCTAGATCCAGATACGTAAATGTTTTTCTAGCAAATGAATGGAATCCTTTGTCTATTCCAGCCTCAAATCTTGAACGTTTAAAGTCGGGGCTTGAAGATTATGTTTTTAAGCATGGGAATACATTAAGCACAAAATGTGAGTTGTGCTTCTCAAGTTG GGAGCATCTCAAGGTTGGTAGTGGAGTAGCATGTTGCACAGAAAGCAGTAAGTATTCTGGATCAGTAATGGAAGCAGTGATTGTAATAAGTGAAATATCAGAGGTAGCCAGTACTTGCCCAAGGACACATGGCTCAAAAACAGAG gttttgtattttaaagatTTCTCACCTTGCCCAATCCCTCAATCCTCTTTGAAGGCATTAACTAGCATTGACTGGAAAAGTTATGGCTTGAGCTTTGGGAGTGTTGTGGTTCAGGGTGGCTTTGCATTAGTGGAATGGGAGAACTTGCCCCCGTATGTTCAAATTGATATTGTCCTGCACCACTACCATGAACA GATTACAATACCATCAGGAAGGCTAAAGACACGACGTGATCAGAATCTTATTAAAAATGCAATTAGACTGGCATTGGATGATTTGAAGGACAATTATGCTGGATTTCTTCTAAGTGCCCAAGCCCTGAAG ATTCGCAGTTATGCCCCTGATCTTGCGAAAACAATTTCTAGCTTAATCTTGTCTTCCAACGACTCGGAATTCCgaaaagaatgcttttcttttcttggctTGCCATCTCAAGGAGTTGGAGGTGAAGTTCTTGATGATTGTATAAGGGAAAGGCTAATTACAGTTGTAGAAATGAATGATAGAGATCCCCAGAGAAGCAAAGAAATcccaacttttctttttgaagatGATCACATGCAAGACTCGGGATCTCAAGATGAGGAATTTGAAGTAGAGGATGCTTTTAGCTCCATGGACTTATGTTAA
- the LOC117616180 gene encoding pantothenate kinase 1, with amino-acid sequence MDIVESKQISEPIKSEAQISHLALDIGGSLIKLVYFSTNSDSSSSSKDSVAVSSGNEGRPVLEGKLHFAKFETAKINDCIDFIRSKQLRLSGFQKHGAPAGEKCTIKATGGGAYKYADLFKEKLGICLDKEDEMDCLVAGSNFLLKAVHTEAFTYMDGQKEFVQIDHDDLYPYMLVNIGSGVSMIKVDGPGKFERVSGTNVGGGTFWGLGRLLTKCKSFDELLELSHRGNNRVIDMLVGDIYGGMDYTKIGLSSTTIASSFGKAISDNKELEDYKPEDISRSLLRMISNNIGQISYLNALRFGLKRIFFAGFFIRGHAYTMDTIAVAVHFWSKGEAKAMFLKHEGFLGALGSFMSYEKHGFLNLKVHQLVQQSPVDASRGGDKIHDPPNGELNENQSIDCSICLS; translated from the exons ATGGATATTGTTGAAAGCAAACAGATTTCAGAACCCATCAAATCGGAAGCTCAAATTTCCCATCTTGCTTTGGATATTGGAG GCTCTCTGATAAAGCTGGTTTATTTCTCAACAAACAgtgattcttcttcttcttcaaaggACAGTGTAGCAGTTTCTAGTGGCAATGAAGGCCGTCCTGTTCTTGAAGGGAAGCTCCATTTTGCGAAGTTTGAAACCGCCAAGATAAATGATTGCATAGACTTCATTCGGTCCAAGCAACTTCGCCTTAGTG GCTTCCAGAAACATGGGGCTCCAGCCGGCGAGAAGTGCACTATTAAG GCCACAGGTGGTGGGGCATACAAGTACGCGGATCTCTTTAAGGAAAAGCTTGGGATTTGTCTTGACAAGGAAGATGAAATGGACTGTCTCGTGGCTGGATCAAATTTTCTGCTTAAG GCAGTTCACACCGAAGCATTCACATACATGGATGGTCAGAAGGAATTTGTGCAGATTGACCATGATGATCTATATCCCTATATGCTTGTTAATATTGGTTCTGGTGTCAGTATGATCAAG GTAGATGGACCTGGTAAGTTTGAGCGAGTAAGTGGAACCAATGTTGGTGGCGGCACCTTTTGGGGTTTGGGGAGGCTTTTAACAAAGTGCAAGAG TTTTGACGAGTTGCTGGAGTTAAGTCATCGGGGAAATAATAGGGTGATAGACATGCTTGTTGGGGACATCTATGGTGGAATGGACTATACAAAG ATTGGTCTTTCATCAACAACCATTGCTTCTAGCTTTGGCAAGGCAATTTCTGATAACAAGGAGCTGGAAGATTACAAACCTGAAGATATCTCTCGATCCCTCTTAAGAATGATTTCAAATAATATTGGACAG ATCTCATACTTGAATGCACTGAGGTTTGGGCTCAAGCGGATATTTTTTGCTGGCTTTTTCATTCGGGGTCATGCTTACACCATGGACACGATTGCTGTTGCCGTTCATTTCTG GTCTAAAGGTGAAGCAAAAGCAATGTTCTTAAAACATGAAGGATTTCTTGGAGCTTTGGGTTCATTCATGAGCTATGAAAAGCATGGTTTTCTTAACTTGAAGGTCCACCAGTTGGTGCAACAATCTCCAGTTGATGCATCCCGTGGAGGAGATAAGATTCATGATCCACCAAACGGGgaattaaatgaaaatcaaagtaTAGATTGCAGTATCTGCCTGTCATAA
- the LOC117624628 gene encoding uncharacterized protein LOC117624628, producing MGETEVTTSSVNVTKNERNGHLKAFDLVFSKTLLQVPHMLQNCLKSQLKRLAKDDGVKTVISVPKKATSLEVDLEKQLQAWRENPSWADQPPDIKVSVPKGSLCNLSVNVNVGLPPDAVYNIVTDPDNKRVFKNIKEVISRKVLVDEGSRQVVELEQAALWRFLWWSGTIAVHVLVDQNREDHSMKFKQVKTGFMKRFEGCWRVEPLFVDEKTCFPFKPKTWTDYHSCTGGKGRIGSKVSLEQLIQPAIVPPPPISWYLRGITSKTTEMLINDLLAEAARIRGELNPEKSNKELEMSQDQEILSQVDNVSNIKERWALRRRNAKQYHRRLPTAK from the exons ATGGGCGAGACAGAGGTGACCACGTCAAGCGTAAACGTCACCAAGAATGAGAGAAATGGGCACCTCAAGGCATTTGATCTTGTGTTTTCTAAAACTCTTCTGCAGGTTCCTCACATGCTGCAGAATTGTCTAAAG TCACAGCTCAAGAGACTGGCAAAAGATGATGGAGTGAAAACAGTTATCTCGGTCCCTAAAAAGGCTACATCTTTGGAGGTTGATTTGGAGAAGCAGTTGCAGGCATGGAGAGAAAATCCTTCATGGGCTGATCAACCACCAGATATAAAG GTCAGTGTACCAAAAGGTTCTCTTTGCAACCTCAGTGTGAACGTCAATGTTGGGTTGCCCCCAGATGCAGTATATAACATTGTAACTGACCCTGACAATAAGAgggttttcaagaacattaag GAAGTGATATCCAGAAAAGTTTTGGTTGATGAAGGTTCTAGGCAGGTGGTTGAACTTGAGCAAGCAGCTTTATGGAGATTCCTTTGGTGGTCAGGGACCATTGCAGTTCATGTTTTAGTAGATCAAAACAGAGAAGACCATTCA ATGAAGTTCAAGCAAGTCAAAACAGGGTTTATGAAGAGATTTGAAGGCTGCTGGAGAGTGGAACCTCTTTTTGTCGATGAAAAGACCTGCTTTCCCTTCAAACCCAAGACATGGACAGATTATCATTCATGCACTGGAGGCAAAGGGAGGATTGGATCAAAGGTCAGCTTGGAGCAACTGATCCAGCCAGCTATTGTTCCACCCCCTCCCATTTCTTGGTATCTAAGGGGTATCACCAGCAAGACCACCGAGATGCTGATAAATGATCTGCTTGCTGAAGCTGCCAGAATACGAGGAGAATTAAACCCTGAGAAGTCTAATAAAGAGCTTGAAATGTCTCAGGATCAGGAAATACTTAGTCAGGTTGATAATGTATCTAACATCAAAGAAAGATGGGCCCTGCGCAGGAGAAATGCAAAGCAATATCATCGGAGGCTACCGACCGCCAAATGA
- the LOC117624619 gene encoding probable nucleoredoxin 1: MANGDEDGVVHDLFSLLSSEDRNFLVRNNADQVEISSLSGKIVGLYFSGSWCGPCRRFTPSLVEVYQDLASKGDFEVVFISSDRDDKSFSGYFSEMPWLAIPFSDLEARKRLKELFKVRGIPNLVIIVANGKVSTDQGTRVVMEHGVDGYPFTAEKINFLKEQEAAAKENQSLSSLLVSRSRDYLISKDGSKVPVSELEGKMVGLYFSLHTHKPCKDFTQALLKFHEKLKEKGENFEIVLISLDYEEEHFKQGFQAPWLALPFKAKSCEKLARHFELENVPTLVIIGQDGKTLRPNAVELIEEYGIEAYPFSAEKIAELADISKAKLEEQTLESLLVAGDRNFVIEKTGSKVPVSELAGKHIMLYFSAHWCPPCRAFMPKLIKAYNQIKAKDSAFEIIFISSDRDHSSFKEFFSTMPWLALPLGDPRKALVQRKFRIQGIPALVAISPNGQTLSTQARQLIQAYGADAYPFTEEHLKHLEEKLEEEAKGWPEKVKSELHAEHELTRVLHHEYVCWCREPGSGWSFYCKECDFHLHPRCALSNKEGTKADAPNAMEGYICDGDVCRKV, translated from the exons ATGGCCAACGGCGACGAAGACGGCGTTGTTCATGACCTGTTTTCGCTGCTTTCCTCCGAGGACAGGAACTTCCTCGTCCGCAACAACGCCGACCAG GTTGAGATCAGTAGTTTGAGCGGAAAGATTGTGGGGTTGTATTTTTCTGGCTCATGGTGCGGTCCTTGTCGCCGTTTCACCCCAAGCTTGGTGGAGGTCTACCAGGACTTGGCATCCAAAGGCGATTTTGAAGTTGTGTTTATCTCTTCTGATAGAGATGATAAGTCATTCAGTGGCTACTTCTCTGAAATGCCATGGCTTGCCATTCCATTTTCAGATTTGGAGGCCCGAAAACGCTTAAAGGAGTTGTTCAAGGTTAGGGGGATTCCTAATCTTGTCATTATTGTTGCCAATGGGAAGGTTTCTACTGATCAAGGGACTAGAGTTGTGATGGAACATGGTGTTGATGGTTATCCATTCACCGCGGAAAAGATCAATTTCTTGAAAGAGCAAGAAGCAGCTGCTAAGGAGAATCAGTCCTTGAGTTCTCTCTTGGTTTCTAGGTCTCGGGATTATTTGATTTCGAAAGATGGGAGTAAG GTTCCTGTATCTGAGCTTGAAGGAAAGATGGTTGGCCTGTACTTCTCACTTCATACTCACAAGCCATGCAAAGATTTTACTCAGGCACTTCTGAAGTTCCATGAGAAACTCAAGGAGAAAGGAGAGAACTTTGAGATTGTGTTGATATCTCTAGACTATGAAGAGGAACACTTCAAACAAGGGTTTCAAGCGCCATGGTTGGCACTGCCATTTAAGGCCAAGAGCTGTGAAAAACTTGCTCGCCACTTTGAGCTTGAAAATGTACCTACACTGGTTATAATCGGGCAAGATGGGAAGACCTTACGCCCAAATGCAGTTGAACTCATTGAAGAGTATGGCATTGAAGCCTACCCATTTTCAGCTGAGAAGATTGCTGAGCTTGCTGATATTTCAAAGGCAAAACTCGAAGAACAGACTCTGGAGTCACTGTTGGTTGCTGGGGACAGAAACTTTGTGATTGAAAAGACCGGTTCCAAG GTACCGGTATCTGAGCTTGCTGGGAAGCACATTATGCTCTATTTCTCAGCTCATTGGTGTCCCCCATGTCGCGCATTCATGCCTAAGCTTATAAAAGCATACAATCAGATTAAGGCAAAGGATAGTGCATTTGAAATTATCTTCATTTCAAGTGATCGTGATCATTCCTCCTTCAAAGAGTTCTTTTCGACCATGCCTTGGTTAGCCCTCCCGCTAGGTGATCCAAGGAAGGCATTAGTGCAGCGCAAATTCAGAATCCAAGGCATTCCTGCATTGGTGGCCATTAGCCCCAATGGCCAGACACTCAGCACGCAAGCACGGCAGCTCATACAAGCATATGGAGCTGATGCATATCCATTCACAGAAGAGCATTTGAAGCATTTGGAAGAAAAGTTAGAGGAAGAAGCAAAGGGGTGGCCTGAGAAAGTGAAGAGTGAACTCCATGCTGAACATGAGCTCACACGGGTCCTTCACCACGAATATGTTTGCTGGTGTAGGGAGCCGGGAAGTGGTTGGTCTTTTTACTGCAAAGAATGTGACTTTCATCTCCACCCAAGATGTGCTTTGAGCAACAAGGAAGGAACAAAAGCTGATGCTCCAAATGCAATGGAGGGATATATTTGTGATGGTGATGTGTGCCGGAAAGTTTGA